A genomic stretch from Lathyrus oleraceus cultivar Zhongwan6 chromosome 2, CAAS_Psat_ZW6_1.0, whole genome shotgun sequence includes:
- the LOC127121696 gene encoding auxin transporter-like protein 5 — protein sequence MDTTNPPLAGADDFDMFANDDEYAATEPSSAENTALIGKHWRNVGLAFNCIFLLFGSVIQLIACASNIYYINDNLDKRTWTYIFGACCATTVFIPSFHNYRIWSFLDLVMTTYTAWYLTIAAILHGQMEGVKHSGPNKMVLYFTGATNILYTFGGHAVTVEIMHAMWKPQKFKAIYLMATLYVLTLTLPSAAAVYWAFGDMLLNHSNALMNSTFMCDTLGSLLYLLTNLTEKLISA from the exons ATGGACACTACAAATCCACCTTTGGCTGGTGCTGATGATTTTGATATGTTTGCTAATGATGATGAGTATGCAGCCACTGAACCATCTTCAGCTGAAAATACTGCACTTA TAGGGAAACACTGGAGAAACGTCGGCTTGGCCTTTAACTGCATATTTCTTCTGTTTGGATCTGTTATCCAACTTATAGCTTGTGCAAG CAATATATATTACATAAATGATAATCTGGACAAGAGGACTTGGACATACATATTCGGAGCATGTTGTGCAACCACTGTCTTTATTCCCTCATTTCACAACTACAGAATCTGGTCCTTTTTGGATCTTGTTATGACCACTTACACTGCTTGGTATCTAACAATTGCTGCAATCCTTCACGGTCAG ATGGAAGGAGTTAAGCACTCGGGTCCAAATAAAATGGTGCTATATTTTACTGGGGCCACAAACATTCTCTACACATTTGGGGGCCATGCCGTTACTGT GGAAATCATGCACGCTATGTGGAAGCCACAAAAGTTCAAAGCCATATATTTAATGGCTACCCTTTATGTTCTGACACTGACCCTTCCATCAGCAGCAGCAGTTTATTGGGCATTTGGTGACATGCTTCTAAATCACTCTAATGctttgatgaattcaa ccttcatgtgtgacacccttggttcaCTCTTGTATCTGCTCACTAATCTGACTGAGAAACTTATATCAGCTTGA